The nucleotide sequence GTTCCTACGAAGGTCATTGACATAGCCGATATCCTCAGAAGCTGCGGTGTCGAACTTGTCGAGACCATCGAAGCAAATGATCTTGGCGAATGCATAGATGCAGCTAAGAGAACCATGGACTTCGAAGGACCTTCTGCTATCGTGTTCAAAGGAAGATGTGTGGGAATCACAAAAGGAAAGGAACAATATGTGGTCGATGAAGGAAAATGCACAGGTTGCAACCTCTGTGTATCGCAACTTGGATGTCCTGCCATATTCTCAACATCTTTAAGACTGCCGACCATACAGGACAACTGCACAGGTTGCAGTTTGTGTGCACAGGTCTGTCCATCGGATGCAATTGTCCTGAAGGAGGAAATACAATGAAATTCGATATTCTTATCGCAGGTGTGGGCGGACAGGGAGTTGTACTTGCATCCCGTTTGCTTGCAACAGCGGCCATAGATGCTGGTTTCCATGTGACCACTGCCGAGACCATAGGCATGGCCCAGAGAGAAGGATCAGTAACCAGTCATATCAGGATCGGGGATGAGATCTGTGGTTCACTGATCCCATCTGGAAATGCCGACCTCATAATCGGACTTGAGCCTGCAGAAGCTGCAAGGAACATCCATTTTCTGGCAAAAGATGGAAGCATCGTAGTAAATGAGCATGCTGTGATCCCCTCTGTTCTAAATGGATGTGTTGAATACATTCCGGATCAGGTCCTTGAATTTCTGAAAGATAAATGCCACGATACCATATCCCTGGATTTTACACAGCTTGCAAAACAGGCAGGTACCCACAGGGCAGCGAATGTTGCCATGCTGGCAGCAGCTGCAGGTGCCGATCTCCTTCCATTTTCCTCCGGAGAATTATGGAATGTGCTTGAGAAGATGGTGCCGGAAAAGTACAGGGATGTGAACAGGAATGCCTTTGAGATGTCCCTCAAAAGGGTATCAGGTATAGAGGAAATTAAGCAGCAGACACAGGCACCGGATGTCTGATATCCGGAGATGATCAAAATGTGCAACGTTTGTGAGGATAATAAAATAAAGCAAAAAGCGCTCTTTCGGAAGGATGCGTTCTCCGGGTCTTCTAAGGAAGATCAGGTGGTCAAGCTTAAACAGCTTCTCAAAAGGGTTGTTTCAGGAAGTTCCTTCTATCAGAAAAAATTCGAAAGAGCCGGAATTGATATCGATTCTATAAAGACGCTGGAAGATATCACAAAGCTTCCGTTTACCACTAAAGAAGAATTGCGGGATGCTTATCCGCTGGGCCTTCAGGCTGTCCCGGATGAGGATATCATAAGGATACATTCATCTTCAGGCACTACCGGCAGTCCGGTTATCATTCCATATACACAGGGTGATGTTGATGTCTGGGCAGAGATGATGATGCGCTGCTACCAGATGGCTGGTCTTACCCGTAGTGACAGGATACAGATCACACCCGGATACGGACTCTGGACCGCAGGCATAGGTTTTCAGGCAGGTGCTGAGCTTCTCGGCGCAATGGCAGTTCCAACAGGTCCTGGAAACACCGAGAAACAGTTGCAGATGCTGCTCGACCTCAAATCCACAGCACTTGCAAGTACCTCATCCTATGCCCTCCTCATTGCAGAGGAGATCAACAAAAGAGGATTGAGGGACAATATAAACCTGAAGGTAGGGATCATAGGTTCCGAGCGCTGGAGCCCTAAGATGAGGAAACGTATCGAGGATGAGCTCGGGATAAAAAGCTTTGACATCTTCGGACTCACCGAGATATACGGACCCGGCATTGCCATCGATTGCTCCATGCATGACGGTCTTCACTACTGGTCAGACCACCTGCTCTTTGAGATCATAGACCCTGTCACAGAAGAAAGGTTACCCGATGGAACCCTTGGGGAACTTGTAATAACAACTCTTACAAAGGAAGGCGCACCCCTTATGCGCTACAGGACAAGGGACCTTACACGTATCATTCCCGAACCCTGCAAATGTGGCTGCATCTTCCCTCGCATAGATCGCCTGTTGGGACGTACCGATGACAGGATAAAGATCAAAGGGGTCAATGTTTATCCCGGCCAGATCGAGGATATCATACATAGGGTTGAAGGCGTCAGCAGCGAGTATCAGATAGTTCTAGAAAGAGACCATGGCAGGGATTCAATGCTTTTCAGGATCGAGATCGCTGGTGCAGATGAATCTGGAATAAATTCCGGGGCTGCAAAAGCACTGAATAAAGCCTTCAGGGACTTTATAGGTATCAGTGTAGATGTGGAATGCGTCGGAATTGGAGAGCTTCCACGCAGTGAGAAGAAGAGCAAGAGGGTCATTGACAACAGGGATATGTAAAACTACCCCTGCTTTTCTCAAAATACCTTCTCAAACATATAGAGTAAATAAGATCGCTGTAGTGTAATCCTTAAAAAGCAAACATTATAAATAGTTTATATAATAACAGAATTTGTTAAACTGTATGGAGACCACTAATGAGAAAGCCAATGAAGTTTTGTTCAAACTGTGGAGCAGAGATTGATGAAAAAGCTGTAATATGCCCCAAATGTGGAGTTCCTACTGGCACACAAGATCAAATGTTACAATCTCCCAAGAATCCTGGATTAGCAGCTGTTTTATCCCTTTTGTTCAGTGGTTTAGGACAAGTTTACAACGGTGAACTTAGAAAAGGAATTGGAATATTAGTAGGTGTCGTTGTTGGATGGGTTACGTTTCTTATTCCAGGATTAATAATATCTGTATATGGGGTTTATGATGCTTACACCACTTCAAAGAAAATGAATTTAGCTGAGATACCATTCAAAAAGCCAAAATTTTCAGATTATGTTATTTTTATTTTGGTTTTCTTGATCCTGATCGGAGTATTTGCTGCTATTTTACTCTGGATGGAGCTACTGTAAATACAGAATCGCTGTTTTACATCGAATTTTGACCCGGATTAAAGTCATTTTTTCCGGATGACATTTTTGTTCCCTGCTATGAGAACAGCACCATGATGCGAAGATATAAAGTTCCCAACATCATTAAAGATCAGAATTCATAGTCAAGGAACGGGATTAACAATGCCAGATGCAAAAAGACATGACACAATAAACATTGCAGTGCTGATAGTTGTACTGGCGGGCCTTTCCTATCTTACGATATGGAAACAATATGAGATGGCTGTCAGATATCTGGACATTTACAGGATATCGATCTTTTCTTTAGCCTACCTGTTTGCAACATTCTTCCTAAGCCCGGATCTTGATATTGAAAGTAAACCCTACAAAAGATGGAAGATGTTCAAGATCCTCTGGTGGCCATATAAGGTTATATTCAAACACAGGGGATTCTCCCATAATCCTATCATCGGGCCCCTCTCCATCATA is from Methanococcoides sp. AM1 and encodes:
- a CDS encoding indolepyruvate oxidoreductase subunit beta produces the protein MKFDILIAGVGGQGVVLASRLLATAAIDAGFHVTTAETIGMAQREGSVTSHIRIGDEICGSLIPSGNADLIIGLEPAEAARNIHFLAKDGSIVVNEHAVIPSVLNGCVEYIPDQVLEFLKDKCHDTISLDFTQLAKQAGTHRAANVAMLAAAAGADLLPFSSGELWNVLEKMVPEKYRDVNRNAFEMSLKRVSGIEEIKQQTQAPDV
- a CDS encoding phenylacetate--CoA ligase family protein, with product MCNVCEDNKIKQKALFRKDAFSGSSKEDQVVKLKQLLKRVVSGSSFYQKKFERAGIDIDSIKTLEDITKLPFTTKEELRDAYPLGLQAVPDEDIIRIHSSSGTTGSPVIIPYTQGDVDVWAEMMMRCYQMAGLTRSDRIQITPGYGLWTAGIGFQAGAELLGAMAVPTGPGNTEKQLQMLLDLKSTALASTSSYALLIAEEINKRGLRDNINLKVGIIGSERWSPKMRKRIEDELGIKSFDIFGLTEIYGPGIAIDCSMHDGLHYWSDHLLFEIIDPVTEERLPDGTLGELVITTLTKEGAPLMRYRTRDLTRIIPEPCKCGCIFPRIDRLLGRTDDRIKIKGVNVYPGQIEDIIHRVEGVSSEYQIVLERDHGRDSMLFRIEIAGADESGINSGAAKALNKAFRDFIGISVDVECVGIGELPRSEKKSKRVIDNRDM
- a CDS encoding zinc-ribbon domain-containing protein, which translates into the protein MRKPMKFCSNCGAEIDEKAVICPKCGVPTGTQDQMLQSPKNPGLAAVLSLLFSGLGQVYNGELRKGIGILVGVVVGWVTFLIPGLIISVYGVYDAYTTSKKMNLAEIPFKKPKFSDYVIFILVFLILIGVFAAILLWMELL
- a CDS encoding metal-binding protein codes for the protein MPDAKRHDTINIAVLIVVLAGLSYLTIWKQYEMAVRYLDIYRISIFSLAYLFATFFLSPDLDIESKPYKRWKMFKILWWPYKVIFKHRGFSHNPIIGPLSIIINLALIVAVLLLLMGVELHKVPLRFIIAATAGMCLSMEIHIISDFLISKTKSYL